One region of Oryza glaberrima chromosome 7, OglaRS2, whole genome shotgun sequence genomic DNA includes:
- the LOC127778529 gene encoding probable folate-biopterin transporter 9, chloroplastic — protein sequence MLCVSPTTPGPCAARRPHRPSCTATTCIGSPRRRWRLARFQDSAAAAPPAGRLTRPPPPPSPSSSQPLPVPAPRTTAERLGSLREMRRVWWVCGLGYWVQGFRCFPWLALNFHLTRGLGLTPAALQLVQNAGNLPLVAKPLFGVLSDAVYVGRAHRLPYISIGALLQLMAWGTLAVIPVTGDTFPTQMACILIGNLGASVTEVVSDAVVTEFSRTQKAGVLQSYAFIVLAAGSLLGNLSGGYVLLRTQEPKTMFSAFSILLGLQLALSLSTKETLPSSHRNWNIRHVRTSLSDNLRKQFSNLRTAISEEQIFYPLMWIMTSFAVVPILSGTMFCFQTQHLKLDPSVIGLSKVVGQVMVLSLTVLYNKYLKKIPLRQLVAGVQTMYALAVLSDLVLVKQVNLMLGIPNEIHVLCFSALAEAIAQFKVLPFSVLLSSQCPPGCEGSLFAFFTSGLVFSAIVSGVFGVGLSSLIGVSGGDYTSFPLCILLQSLAALLPLGWISFLPEKWTADDKILKPR from the exons ATGCTGTGCgtctcgccgacgacgccgggcCCGTGCGCGGCACGGCGCCCTCACCGTCCCTCGTGCACCGCCACGACGTGCATCGGTTCtccgaggcggcggtggcggctggccAGGTTCCAGgactccgccgcggcggcgcccccggCGGGGAGGctgacgaggccgccgccgccgccgtcgccgtcgtcgtcgcagccgctgccggtgccggcgccgcggacgacggcggagaGGCTGGGTTCGCTGCGGGAGATGCGGCGGGTGTGGTGGGTGTGCGGGCTCGGGTACTGGGTGCAGGGGTTCCGCTGCTTCCCGTGGCTGGCGCTCAACTTCCACCTCACGCGCGGCCTCGGCCTCACCCCCGCCGCGCTCCAGCTCGTCCAGAACGCCGGCAACCTCCCCCTCGTCGCCAAGCCGCTCTTCGGGGTCCTCTCCGACGCCGTCTACGTCGGCCgcgcccaccgcctcccctaCATCTCCATCGGAG CGTTACTACAGCTTATGGCATGGGGAACACTTGCAGTCATTCCAGTAACAGGGGACACATTTCCAACTCAAATGGCTTGCATTCTTATTGGAAATCTTGGCGCATCTGTCACTGAAGTTGTAAGTGATGCTGTTGTCACAGAGTTCAGTAGAACGCAGAAGGCCGGTGTACTACAATCTTACGCGTTCATAGTTCTGGCAGCTGGATCTCTCTTAGGAAATTTGTCTGGTGGTTACGTTCTGTTGAGAACACAGGAACCAAAGACTATGTTCTCAGCATTCTCCATCCTCCTTGGCCTCCAACTAGCACTTTCCTTAAGTACAAAAGAGACGCTTCCAAGCTCTCATAGAAACTGGAACATTCGTCATGTCAGAACCTCTCTGTCTGACAATCTCCGCAAGCAATTCTCAAACTTGAGGACAGCAATCAGCGAGGAGCAGATCTTTTACCCTCTTATGTGGATAATGACATCATTTGCAGTTGTGCCTATTCTCTCTGGGACAATGTTTTGTTTTCAAACACAGCATCTGAAGCTTGATCCATCAGTCATCGGCCTATCAAAAGTTGTTGGGCAGGTGATGGTTCTATCTCTAACTGTCCTCTACAATAAGTATCTCAAAAAGATCCCTTTGAGGCAGCTTGTGGCTGGAGTTCAGACGATGTATGCTTTGGCAGTTCTATCAGACTTGGTCCTGGTGAAACAAGTGAACCTTATGTTGGGGATACCGAATGAGATCCATGTGCTTTGTTTCTCGGCTCTAGCAGAAGCAATTGCTCAATTCAAGGTCTTGCCATTCTCAGTTCTGTTGTCAAGCCAATGCCCACCTGGCTGTGAAGGTTCGCTTTTCGCTTTCTTCACATCTGGACTGGTGTTTTCAGCAATAGTAAGCGGAGTATTTGGAGTTGGGTTGTCCAGTTTAATTGGGGTGTCTGGTGGGGATTACACAAGCTTCCCTTTGTGTATTTTGCTGCAAAGTTTGGCAGCATTGCTACCTTTGGGATGGATATCCTTTCTACCTGAAAAATGGACTGCCGACGACAAGATTCTTAAACCAAGATGA